The following are encoded together in the Actinomycetota bacterium genome:
- a CDS encoding helix-turn-helix domain-containing protein — protein MRETAAHSEPEALDAIGHRLREERVRAGLSQRELARRVGLSASLISQLESGQSRPSVGTLYSIVTELGVSLDRVIRGGDFREPDGSGEIDPAHRSPVVHPGERPAIDLDSGVRWEELAAEQEGVDFLIAIYEVGGASTPDRSLIRHNGREYGYVINGTLSVQIGFSEHRLHPGDSIAFDSTTPHRLFNSGDVPVEAIWFVVGRGDEAHGHE, from the coding sequence ATGCGCGAGACCGCCGCCCACAGCGAACCCGAGGCGCTCGACGCGATCGGCCACCGCCTGCGGGAGGAACGCGTTCGGGCGGGCCTCAGCCAGCGTGAGCTGGCGCGCCGGGTCGGTCTCTCCGCGAGCCTGATCTCGCAACTGGAGAGCGGGCAGTCCCGGCCGTCGGTCGGCACGCTGTACTCGATCGTCACGGAGCTCGGCGTCTCGCTCGACCGGGTGATCAGGGGTGGAGACTTCCGGGAACCCGACGGCTCCGGCGAGATCGATCCCGCTCACCGCTCTCCGGTCGTACACCCCGGGGAACGGCCGGCGATCGATCTCGACTCCGGCGTGCGCTGGGAGGAACTCGCGGCCGAGCAAGAGGGCGTCGACTTCCTGATCGCGATCTACGAGGTGGGCGGCGCGTCCACCCCCGACCGGTCCCTGATCCGCCACAACGGCCGGGAGTACGGATACGTGATCAACGGCACGTTGAGCGTGCAGATCGGGTTCTCCGAGCACCGGCTGCATCCGGGGGACTCGATCGCCTTCGACTCGACCACCCCGCATCGTCTGTTCAACTCGGGCGACGTGCCCGTCGAGGCGATCTGGTTCGTGGTGGGACGC